One genomic region from Cellulomonas fengjieae encodes:
- a CDS encoding bifunctional 3'-5' exonuclease/DNA polymerase, with translation MSLLLLVDDPARPDVVGLRSLSDDGTLLDSSEVPTDALPAVARERADRPRWVWDDTARRYPPLLAAGVRVERCHDLRLCHAILRRSVYTQSSALAQAPPGPWDGPRDPAPVEGSLFDDVGPAAVADPLEELQLQLAAVAGSDEPGRLRLLLAAESTGALIAAEMHHGGMPWSVETHDALLTDLLGPRRKGGRPAKLEALADEVRTALGQPALNLDSQPDLLRGLRSAGCDVESTRTWEIKALEHPVRDPLLAYKKLSRLLSANGWAWMEAWVHDGRFRPEYVPGGVVTGRWATSGGGALQLPASIRGAVRADPGWKLVVADAAQLEPRVLAAMSGDGAMAAAGRQADLYQGVVDAGIVETRSEAKYAMLGAIYGATTGPSAVLMPRLTTAYPRAVALVEAAARAGERGDVVSTWLGRTSPRPDAAWQAELAAASAEGAGADDVRAARRRGRDWGRFTRNFVVQGTAAEWALCWMAALRRRLLAVDGRPHLVFFLHDEVMVHSPAAVAESVAVAVHESAVEAGRLLFGETPVDFALDVVVADSYDQAK, from the coding sequence GTGTCCCTGCTGCTCCTCGTCGACGACCCGGCGCGCCCTGACGTCGTCGGGCTGCGGTCGCTGTCCGACGACGGCACGCTGCTGGACTCGTCGGAGGTCCCGACCGACGCGCTGCCGGCCGTCGCGCGCGAGCGGGCCGACCGACCGCGCTGGGTCTGGGACGACACCGCCCGCCGGTACCCGCCGCTGCTGGCCGCGGGGGTGCGCGTCGAGCGGTGCCACGACCTGCGCCTGTGCCACGCGATCCTGCGCCGCAGCGTCTACACGCAGTCGTCGGCGCTCGCACAGGCGCCGCCCGGCCCGTGGGACGGTCCCCGCGACCCGGCCCCGGTCGAGGGCAGCCTGTTCGACGACGTGGGCCCCGCGGCGGTCGCCGACCCGCTCGAGGAGCTGCAGCTCCAGCTCGCGGCCGTGGCCGGTTCCGACGAGCCCGGCCGCCTGCGCCTGCTCCTCGCCGCGGAGTCGACGGGTGCCCTCATCGCCGCCGAGATGCACCACGGCGGGATGCCGTGGAGCGTCGAGACCCACGACGCGTTGCTCACCGACCTGCTGGGTCCGCGGCGGAAGGGCGGCCGGCCGGCCAAGCTCGAAGCGCTCGCCGACGAGGTCCGCACCGCGCTCGGTCAGCCGGCGCTGAACCTCGACTCCCAGCCCGATCTGCTGCGCGGCCTGCGCTCGGCGGGCTGCGACGTGGAGTCGACGCGCACGTGGGAGATCAAGGCGCTCGAGCATCCCGTCCGCGACCCGCTGCTCGCGTACAAGAAGCTCTCCCGCCTGCTCAGCGCCAACGGGTGGGCGTGGATGGAGGCGTGGGTCCACGACGGCCGGTTCCGGCCCGAGTACGTGCCCGGAGGCGTGGTCACCGGGCGCTGGGCCACCAGCGGCGGCGGGGCGCTGCAGCTGCCCGCGAGCATCCGCGGCGCGGTCCGTGCGGACCCCGGCTGGAAGCTGGTCGTCGCCGACGCCGCGCAGCTGGAGCCGCGGGTGCTGGCCGCGATGTCCGGCGACGGCGCCATGGCCGCGGCCGGACGGCAGGCGGACCTGTACCAGGGCGTGGTCGACGCGGGGATCGTCGAGACGCGGTCGGAGGCCAAGTACGCGATGCTCGGCGCCATCTACGGCGCGACCACGGGCCCGTCGGCGGTCCTCATGCCGCGCCTGACCACGGCGTACCCGCGCGCGGTGGCCCTGGTCGAGGCCGCCGCGCGCGCGGGTGAGCGCGGCGACGTCGTCTCCACCTGGCTCGGCCGCACGTCCCCGCGCCCCGACGCGGCCTGGCAGGCCGAGCTCGCCGCCGCCTCGGCCGAGGGCGCGGGTGCCGACGACGTCCGGGCAGCCCGTCGGCGCGGACGCGACTGGGGCCGGTTCACGCGCAACTTCGTCGTCCAGGGCACCGCCGCCGAGTGGGCGCTGTGCTGGATGGCCGCACTTCGGCGCCGACTGCTCGCGGTCGACGGCCGGCCGCACCTGGTGTTCTTCCTGCACGACGAGGTCATGGTGCACTCGCCGGCCGCCGTGGCGGAGTCCGTCGCGGTCGCCGTGCACGAGTCCGCGGTCGAGGCGGGGCGGCTGCTGTTCGGGGAGACGCCCGTGGACTTCGCCCTCGACGTCGTCGTGGCCGACAGCTACGACCAGGCGAAGTAG
- a CDS encoding ATP-binding cassette domain-containing protein, whose protein sequence is MSATPAVLQATDLHAGYGGPPVLAGVNLTLRSGDAIGLLGRSGVGKSTLVEILGGAMRAHQGHVTLDGVPVGKTPRHRRKEVKARLRTVHQNGIAGVDSQRTVEQTILDAFKEARRAGRTTNNDVEAALAVVGLPIGFVTRRVGTLSGGERQRIAIALALATRPDLLLLDEPLTAVDQSMREEIADDIRALVRADGIGLLVASHDVWLLDRLTDRVLVLAEGRIVESGPLRDLLRDPQHPDTQQLAESLPEAVGGRPPR, encoded by the coding sequence ATGAGCGCTACCCCCGCAGTCCTGCAGGCCACCGACCTTCACGCCGGCTATGGCGGCCCCCCCGTCCTCGCGGGTGTCAACCTGACCCTGCGCTCCGGAGACGCGATCGGCCTGCTCGGACGGTCGGGCGTCGGCAAGTCCACGCTCGTCGAGATCCTCGGCGGCGCCATGCGCGCGCACCAGGGGCACGTGACGCTCGACGGTGTGCCCGTCGGCAAGACGCCCCGGCACCGGCGCAAGGAGGTCAAGGCCCGGCTGCGCACCGTGCACCAGAACGGCATCGCGGGTGTCGACAGCCAGCGCACCGTCGAGCAGACGATCCTCGACGCGTTCAAGGAGGCCCGGAGGGCCGGACGCACGACGAACAACGACGTCGAGGCGGCGCTGGCCGTCGTCGGTCTGCCGATCGGCTTCGTGACCCGCCGGGTCGGCACGCTGTCCGGCGGCGAGCGCCAGCGCATCGCGATCGCGCTCGCCCTGGCGACGCGGCCGGACCTGCTGCTGCTCGACGAGCCCCTGACGGCCGTCGACCAGTCGATGCGTGAGGAGATCGCGGACGACATCCGCGCGCTCGTGCGCGCCGACGGCATCGGCCTGCTCGTCGCCTCGCACGACGTGTGGCTGCTGGACCGGCTGACCGACCGCGTGCTCGTCCTCGCCGAGGGGCGGATCGTCGAGTCGGGTCCGCTCCGCGACCTCCTGCGCGACCCGCAGCACCCGGACACGCAGCAGCTCGCTGAGTCCCTGCCCGAGGCCGTCGGCGGCCGCCCGCCGCGCTGA
- a CDS encoding cupin domain-containing protein codes for MSALPGGVSVSHLRVYDWPAPDGVGRAGSGSPHLHVASSEAYVVLGGSGSVHTIGPAGFSVHPLTPGTIVSFGPGVVHRAVNDGDLEVLVLMSNAGLPEAGDAVLTFPSAVLADPAAYREAATLPTPASGASDDEIAAAARRRRDLALEGYAELGAAVDRLGPAALRPWHDAAARLVRMLVPHWQDVWTRSVYAQTQATASALEGLIRGVAPHLAGGSVTATAAAAPPRRYGMCGRLQTWPTSP; via the coding sequence ATGAGCGCACTCCCCGGCGGCGTCTCGGTCAGCCACCTGCGCGTGTACGACTGGCCGGCGCCCGACGGCGTGGGCCGCGCGGGCAGCGGGTCGCCGCACCTGCACGTCGCGTCGTCGGAGGCCTACGTCGTCCTGGGCGGGTCCGGCTCGGTGCACACCATCGGGCCCGCGGGGTTCTCGGTGCACCCCCTGACGCCCGGGACGATCGTGTCCTTCGGGCCGGGCGTCGTGCACCGCGCCGTCAACGACGGTGACCTCGAGGTGCTCGTCCTCATGTCGAACGCCGGCCTGCCCGAGGCCGGCGACGCCGTCCTCACCTTCCCCTCGGCGGTGCTCGCCGACCCGGCCGCCTACCGCGAGGCCGCCACTCTGCCGACCCCGGCGTCCGGCGCGTCCGACGACGAGATCGCCGCCGCCGCCCGGCGCCGGCGCGATCTGGCGCTCGAGGGGTACGCCGAGCTCGGCGCCGCGGTCGACCGGCTCGGCCCGGCGGCCCTCCGGCCGTGGCACGACGCGGCGGCCCGGCTCGTCCGGATGCTCGTGCCGCACTGGCAGGACGTCTGGACGCGGTCGGTCTACGCGCAGACCCAGGCGACGGCGTCCGCGCTGGAGGGTCTGATCCGCGGGGTCGCACCGCACCTGGCCGGCGGATCGGTCACGGCGACCGCGGCTGCCGCTCCTCCCCGGCGGTACGGGATGTGCGGGCGGCTGCAGACCTGGCCGACCTCGCCCTGA
- a CDS encoding DUF6807 domain-containing protein, which produces MTLSALHDVGRAIDVVADGTTLARYVYVPGDAQLESPRPYLHPVRTRGGDVVTAFRPHDHVWHKGIAWSLPVVGEHNFWGGPTYVHGQGYVQLENDGSMDHVALTALTVGSDRVDVAHALAWHTQAGSHVVDEQRALGFLVPAGRDDAWVLTFDTTMTNVSSVDLTIGSPTTRGRENAGYGGLFWRGPRSFTGGTLLAPDFRGGEEIRGTRGPWMGFVGQHDETGGASTVVMVDAGDNPGHPPQWFARSELFGCLNPAPFFSTEVPFAPGDSLRFRYAVVVADGPSDPTSAARLAALGSEAMLVG; this is translated from the coding sequence ATGACGCTGTCCGCGCTGCACGACGTCGGGCGCGCGATCGACGTCGTCGCCGACGGCACCACCCTCGCCCGGTACGTCTACGTGCCGGGCGACGCGCAGCTGGAGAGCCCGCGCCCGTACCTGCACCCGGTCCGCACGCGCGGGGGCGACGTCGTCACGGCCTTCCGGCCGCACGACCACGTGTGGCACAAGGGCATCGCCTGGTCGCTCCCGGTGGTCGGCGAGCACAACTTCTGGGGCGGGCCCACGTACGTGCACGGTCAGGGCTACGTGCAGCTGGAGAACGACGGGTCGATGGACCACGTGGCGCTGACCGCGCTGACGGTGGGGTCCGACCGCGTCGACGTCGCCCACGCCCTGGCCTGGCACACACAGGCGGGCTCGCACGTGGTCGACGAGCAGCGGGCGCTCGGGTTCCTCGTCCCGGCCGGTCGCGACGACGCCTGGGTGCTCACGTTCGACACCACGATGACGAACGTGTCCTCCGTCGACCTCACGATCGGGTCGCCCACCACGCGCGGCCGCGAGAACGCCGGGTACGGCGGGCTGTTCTGGCGCGGTCCCCGCTCGTTCACCGGGGGGACGCTCCTGGCGCCGGACTTCCGCGGCGGCGAGGAGATCCGTGGCACGCGCGGTCCCTGGATGGGCTTCGTCGGGCAGCACGACGAGACGGGGGGAGCGTCGACGGTGGTCATGGTGGACGCCGGTGACAACCCCGGGCACCCTCCGCAGTGGTTCGCCCGCTCCGAGCTGTTCGGCTGCCTCAACCCGGCCCCGTTCTTCTCGACGGAGGTCCCGTTCGCGCCCGGAGACAGCCTCCGGTTCCGGTACGCCGTCGTCGTCGCCGACGGGCCCAGCGACCCCACGTCGGCCGCCCGGTTGGCGGCGCTGGGCTCCGAGGCGATGCTTGTCGGATGA
- a CDS encoding Gfo/Idh/MocA family protein, with the protein MTDQNPTAPRPASSSSTTAGPGVVPEFAPPPDGDRRRYAVAGTGHRAGMYIDAITGEHADVATLVALLDTNPGRMAHYEQLVSQALGRPARLAQYAPDGLEKMIAEQSVDVVIVTAPDHAHAELVARALAAGADVVVEKPLTVDRAGCRRITGAVAETGRDVVMTFNYRYAPRNSSLRQVIASGEIGEVTSVHFEWALDTVHGADYFRRWHREKRNSGGLLVHKSSHHFDLVNWWLGDVPARVYARGGLRFYGDHNAADRGLGPRPARGTGVVGDPFTLDLNDDPRLRSLYLDAEVHDGYLRDQDVFGPGITIEDNLALLVDYQRGATLTYSLNAHSPWEGYRATVNGTAGRAELEVVERGAIELDEHGNAVLDPSATPSSVGDALRPEGERLLVQKHWERATAYPIPDGIGGHGGGDAILLKDVFRRHLRLGEDALGRPAGYLDGLRAVAVGIAGNQSMVTGLPVTVADLDLGADLSLEPAR; encoded by the coding sequence GTGACCGACCAGAACCCGACCGCTCCGCGTCCCGCATCCAGCAGCAGCACGACCGCCGGCCCCGGCGTCGTCCCGGAGTTCGCCCCGCCACCCGACGGCGACCGCCGCCGGTACGCGGTGGCAGGTACCGGGCACCGCGCCGGCATGTACATCGACGCGATCACGGGGGAGCACGCCGACGTGGCCACGCTCGTCGCGCTGCTCGACACCAACCCCGGGCGCATGGCGCACTACGAGCAGCTCGTCTCCCAAGCGCTCGGCCGGCCCGCCCGGCTGGCGCAGTACGCGCCGGACGGGCTCGAGAAGATGATCGCCGAGCAGTCGGTGGACGTGGTGATCGTGACCGCTCCCGACCATGCGCACGCCGAGCTGGTGGCGCGGGCGCTCGCGGCGGGAGCCGACGTCGTCGTGGAGAAGCCGCTGACCGTCGACCGCGCCGGCTGCCGGCGGATCACGGGCGCGGTCGCCGAGACCGGGCGCGACGTCGTCATGACCTTCAACTACCGCTACGCCCCGCGGAACTCCTCGCTGCGTCAGGTCATCGCGTCCGGCGAGATCGGCGAGGTCACGTCCGTGCACTTCGAGTGGGCGCTCGACACCGTGCACGGCGCCGACTACTTCCGCCGCTGGCACCGCGAGAAGAGGAACTCCGGCGGTCTGCTGGTGCACAAGTCGAGCCACCACTTCGACCTGGTCAACTGGTGGCTCGGTGACGTGCCGGCCCGCGTCTACGCGCGCGGCGGCCTGAGGTTCTACGGCGACCACAACGCGGCCGACCGAGGGCTCGGTCCCCGGCCCGCCCGCGGCACCGGCGTCGTCGGCGACCCGTTCACGCTCGACCTCAACGACGACCCGCGCCTGAGGTCGCTGTACCTCGACGCCGAGGTGCACGACGGCTACCTGCGCGACCAGGACGTGTTCGGGCCGGGCATCACGATCGAGGACAACCTGGCGCTGCTCGTGGACTACCAGCGCGGCGCCACGCTGACGTACTCCCTGAACGCCCACAGCCCGTGGGAGGGGTACCGGGCCACGGTCAACGGGACCGCCGGACGCGCGGAGCTCGAAGTGGTCGAGCGGGGGGCGATCGAGCTCGACGAGCACGGGAACGCCGTGCTCGACCCGTCGGCCACGCCGTCGTCCGTCGGCGACGCCCTGCGTCCCGAGGGGGAGCGGCTGCTCGTGCAGAAGCACTGGGAGCGGGCCACCGCCTACCCGATCCCCGACGGCATCGGCGGTCACGGCGGCGGGGACGCGATCCTGCTCAAGGACGTGTTCCGACGGCACCTGCGCCTGGGCGAGGACGCCCTCGGCCGCCCGGCGGGGTACCTCGACGGGCTGCGGGCGGTGGCCGTGGGGATCGCGGGCAACCAGTCGATGGTCACCGGGCTGCCGGTCACGGTCGCGGACCTGGACCTCGGTGCCGACCTCTCGCTGGAGCCCGCCCGATGA
- the arfA gene encoding arabinosylfuranosidase ArfA has translation MPQRATVLLHPDFRVGQIDRRLFGSFVEHLGRAVYTGIYEPGHETADEHGFRRDVADLTRELGATIVRYPGGNFVSNYVWEDGVGPVEDRRPFIDLAWRTIEPNTIGTDEFLQWAEREGIEPMMAVNLGTRGVAAAAALVEYCNGEAGSRWADLRIANGREKPYGVKLWCLGNEMDGPWQIGHKDADEYGKLAAEAGKAMRLVDQSIELVVCGSSSMAMDTFGAWEQTVLEHTWDVVDHVSMHAYYEEMDGDRASFLGSGTSMDRFIRRVVASADAVAARRRSDKVVTLSFDEWNVWYLQSRFPGEKNLPLQRDAPRIIEDVYSALDAVVVGDLLVTLLNHADRIPVACLAQLVNVIAPIMTEPGGPAWRQPTFHPFATTARLARGTALDLRVSAPTMSTTAHGDVPLVTAAATLDGDDVAVFLVNRSAEPAEVELSHPGVTLTLGRGVQVTADHEPAVAGPEHAAAVADRHVSEVDGPASATGSTVLTLAPESWTALPGTLTRA, from the coding sequence ATGCCCCAGCGCGCCACCGTCCTGCTGCACCCCGACTTCCGCGTCGGCCAGATCGACCGCCGCCTGTTCGGCTCGTTCGTCGAGCACCTCGGCCGGGCGGTGTACACCGGCATCTACGAGCCGGGCCACGAGACCGCCGACGAGCACGGCTTCCGTCGCGACGTCGCGGACCTGACCCGCGAGCTGGGCGCGACCATCGTGCGCTACCCCGGCGGCAACTTCGTCTCGAACTACGTGTGGGAGGACGGCGTCGGGCCTGTCGAGGACCGCAGGCCGTTCATCGACCTCGCGTGGCGCACCATCGAGCCCAACACGATCGGCACCGACGAGTTCCTCCAGTGGGCGGAGCGCGAGGGCATCGAGCCGATGATGGCCGTCAACCTGGGCACCCGCGGCGTCGCGGCCGCCGCAGCGCTGGTCGAGTACTGCAACGGCGAGGCGGGGTCGCGCTGGGCGGACCTGCGCATCGCCAACGGTCGCGAGAAGCCCTACGGCGTGAAGCTGTGGTGCCTGGGCAACGAGATGGACGGCCCGTGGCAGATCGGGCACAAGGACGCCGACGAGTACGGCAAGCTCGCCGCCGAGGCCGGCAAGGCGATGCGCCTGGTGGACCAGTCGATCGAGCTCGTCGTGTGCGGGTCGTCGTCGATGGCGATGGACACCTTCGGAGCCTGGGAGCAGACCGTCCTGGAGCACACGTGGGACGTCGTCGACCATGTCTCGATGCACGCCTACTACGAGGAGATGGACGGGGACCGCGCGTCCTTCCTCGGGTCCGGCACCTCGATGGACCGCTTCATCCGCCGGGTCGTCGCGTCGGCCGACGCCGTCGCCGCACGCCGCCGCTCGGACAAGGTGGTGACCCTCTCCTTCGACGAGTGGAACGTCTGGTACCTGCAGTCGCGCTTCCCCGGCGAGAAGAACCTCCCCCTGCAGCGCGACGCGCCGCGCATCATCGAGGACGTGTACTCGGCGCTCGACGCCGTCGTCGTCGGCGACCTGCTCGTGACCCTGCTCAACCACGCCGACCGCATCCCCGTGGCGTGCCTGGCTCAGCTGGTCAACGTCATCGCGCCGATCATGACCGAGCCCGGCGGCCCGGCCTGGCGTCAGCCGACGTTCCACCCCTTCGCGACGACCGCCCGGCTCGCGCGGGGGACCGCGCTCGACCTGCGGGTGTCGGCGCCGACGATGTCCACGACGGCCCACGGCGACGTCCCGCTGGTCACCGCCGCCGCGACGCTCGACGGCGACGACGTCGCGGTGTTCCTGGTCAACCGGTCCGCCGAGCCCGCCGAGGTCGAGCTCTCGCACCCCGGTGTCACGCTCACCCTCGGGCGCGGCGTCCAGGTGACCGCCGACCACGAGCCCGCCGTCGCCGGGCCGGAGCACGCGGCCGCGGTGGCCGACCGGCACGTGTCGGAGGTCGACGGCCCGGCGTCCGCGACCGGCAGCACCGTCCTCACGCTGGCGCCCGAGTCCTGGACCGCTCTCCCGGGCACCCTGACCCGCGCCTGA
- a CDS encoding alpha/beta hydrolase produces MRRLGLTVGWLLGLVAVGLMGVGIAARLSPRPASVVIRRRFDRNGTERLAATARFVPPHVASVLDVPYRQGDRDARLDVHRSTTPGPARPTIVWVHGGAWLSGSKDLIANYLRVLAGDGSAVVGIGYSIAPRATYPTQALQVLDALAFLTEHADELGIDARRLVLAGDSAGAQIAAQVVGMVTNPAYAAMIGARPRITPDQIVGTVLFCGVFDMSLARGLRGRDRWFVDSVMRSFTGTTAYLDDPRFDGISVVGHVTADFPRTLVSCGSADIALGHSLSLVAELERLGVPHETLFFADDHEPPVGHEFQLLLGTDAGQEALSTIHRFVADLPGS; encoded by the coding sequence ATGAGGCGGCTCGGGCTGACGGTCGGTTGGCTGCTCGGCCTGGTCGCGGTCGGGCTCATGGGAGTCGGGATCGCAGCGCGGCTCAGCCCTCGGCCGGCGTCGGTGGTGATCCGTCGGCGGTTCGACCGGAACGGCACCGAGCGGCTCGCGGCGACGGCGCGCTTCGTCCCCCCGCACGTCGCCTCGGTGCTCGACGTCCCCTACCGGCAGGGCGACCGCGACGCGCGCCTCGACGTGCACCGGTCCACCACCCCGGGGCCGGCCCGACCGACGATCGTCTGGGTGCACGGTGGCGCGTGGCTGTCGGGGAGCAAGGACCTCATCGCCAACTACCTGCGGGTGCTCGCCGGCGACGGGAGCGCCGTGGTCGGCATCGGCTACTCGATCGCCCCGCGCGCCACCTACCCCACCCAGGCCCTGCAGGTGCTCGACGCGCTCGCCTTCCTGACGGAGCACGCCGACGAGCTCGGCATCGACGCGCGGCGCCTCGTGCTCGCCGGCGACTCGGCGGGCGCGCAGATCGCCGCCCAGGTGGTCGGGATGGTGACCAACCCGGCCTACGCGGCGATGATCGGCGCCCGCCCGCGCATCACCCCGGACCAGATCGTGGGCACGGTGCTGTTCTGCGGCGTCTTCGACATGTCGCTCGCGCGCGGGCTGCGCGGCCGCGACCGGTGGTTCGTCGACTCCGTCATGCGCTCGTTCACCGGCACCACGGCCTACCTCGACGACCCGCGCTTCGACGGCATCTCCGTGGTCGGCCACGTCACCGCCGACTTCCCGCGGACCCTCGTCTCGTGCGGCAGCGCCGACATCGCCCTGGGGCACTCGCTGTCCCTGGTCGCCGAGCTGGAGCGGCTCGGCGTCCCGCACGAGACGCTGTTCTTCGCCGACGACCACGAGCCGCCCGTGGGCCACGAGTTCCAGCTGCTGCTGGGCACGGACGCCGGCCAGGAGGCACTGTCGACGATCCATCGGTTCGTCGCCGACCTGCCCGGGAGCTAG
- a CDS encoding carbohydrate ABC transporter permease, with protein sequence MSVVSATADNLVSSHDSAQLRRSTRNRKRVRSLVFHLCSLALVVIVLYPAVWMLMSSFKPSSEIVGNVSIIPTDATLANFQKAIEGIGGVSFWTFFTNSLILAVGSVVGITLSCSVSAYAFARIDFPGRNVFFALMIGTLLLPFHVVIIPQYIVFNRMGLVDTFVPLLIGKFLAAEAFFVFLMVQFMRNLPRELDEAARIDGAGHVRIFRSIMLPLMKPALVTSSIFAFIWSWNDFFGPLLYLKRPDLYSLPIALRLFVDQTTTSDYGAQMAMAVLALVPVMLFFLVFQRYLVEGVATQGLKG encoded by the coding sequence ATGAGCGTCGTCTCCGCGACCGCCGACAACCTCGTCAGCTCGCACGACAGCGCGCAGCTGCGCAGGTCGACCAGGAACCGCAAGCGCGTCCGCTCGCTGGTGTTCCACCTCTGCTCGCTCGCGCTGGTGGTGATCGTCCTCTACCCCGCGGTGTGGATGCTCATGTCGTCGTTCAAGCCGAGCAGCGAGATCGTCGGCAACGTCAGCATCATCCCCACCGACGCGACGCTCGCGAACTTCCAGAAGGCGATCGAGGGCATCGGCGGCGTCTCGTTCTGGACCTTCTTCACCAACTCGCTGATCCTCGCGGTCGGCTCCGTCGTGGGCATCACGCTGTCCTGCTCGGTCAGCGCCTACGCGTTCGCCCGGATCGACTTCCCCGGACGGAACGTCTTCTTCGCGCTCATGATCGGCACGCTCCTGCTGCCGTTCCACGTGGTGATCATCCCGCAGTACATCGTGTTCAACCGGATGGGGCTGGTGGACACGTTCGTCCCGCTGCTCATCGGCAAGTTCCTGGCGGCCGAGGCGTTCTTCGTGTTCCTCATGGTCCAGTTCATGCGCAACCTGCCGCGGGAGCTCGACGAGGCCGCGCGGATCGACGGCGCCGGGCACGTGCGGATCTTCCGGTCGATCATGCTGCCGCTCATGAAGCCCGCCCTGGTGACCAGCTCGATCTTCGCGTTCATCTGGTCCTGGAACGACTTCTTCGGGCCGCTGCTCTACCTCAAGCGGCCCGACCTGTACTCGCTGCCCATCGCGCTGCGCCTCTTCGTCGACCAGACCACGACGTCCGACTACGGGGCGCAGATGGCCATGGCGGTGCTGGCGCTCGTGCCGGTCATGCTCTTCTTCCTCGTGTTCCAGCGCTACCTCGTCGAGGGCGTCGCCACGCAGGGCCTCAAGGGCTGA
- a CDS encoding carbohydrate ABC transporter permease, translated as MAGFAFLSPWLLGFVLLTAGPMLASLYLAFTNYNLFAPPQWVGLENFQRLFDDPNYLQAWKVTGTYVLLGTPIKLISALAVAMLLNNAFSGKGFYRSSFYAPSLIGASVSIAIVWKAMFIDNGIVDRLQQVFGFEAGGWVGDPSRTMPMLILLTVWQFGAPMVIFLAGLKQVPTELYEAAAVDGAGPWRKFRQITLPMLSPVIFFNLLLETIHAFQIFASAFIISNGTGGPARSTLFYTLYLYFRGFQDFQMGYASAMAWVLVLVVGAITLVFFRSSKFWVHYSGEGK; from the coding sequence CTGGCCGGTTTCGCCTTCCTCAGTCCCTGGCTCCTCGGGTTCGTGCTGCTCACGGCCGGCCCGATGCTCGCCTCGTTGTACCTGGCGTTCACCAACTACAACCTGTTCGCCCCGCCCCAGTGGGTCGGCCTGGAGAACTTCCAGCGCCTGTTCGACGACCCGAACTACCTGCAGGCGTGGAAGGTCACGGGCACCTACGTGCTGCTCGGGACGCCCATCAAGCTGATCTCCGCGCTCGCGGTGGCGATGCTGCTCAACAACGCGTTCAGCGGCAAGGGGTTCTACCGGTCGTCGTTCTACGCACCCTCGCTCATCGGGGCCTCGGTCTCGATCGCGATCGTGTGGAAGGCGATGTTCATCGACAACGGCATCGTCGACCGGCTCCAGCAGGTCTTCGGCTTCGAGGCCGGCGGTTGGGTGGGTGACCCGTCGCGCACCATGCCGATGCTCATCCTGCTGACCGTCTGGCAGTTCGGGGCACCGATGGTGATCTTCCTGGCCGGGCTCAAGCAGGTCCCGACCGAGCTGTACGAGGCGGCGGCCGTCGACGGCGCCGGACCGTGGCGCAAGTTCCGGCAGATCACGCTGCCGATGCTCTCGCCGGTGATCTTCTTCAACCTGCTGCTCGAGACGATCCACGCGTTCCAGATCTTCGCGTCGGCGTTCATCATCTCGAACGGCACCGGCGGGCCCGCGCGGTCGACGCTCTTCTACACGCTGTACCTGTACTTCCGCGGGTTCCAGGACTTCCAGATGGGTTACGCGTCCGCGATGGCGTGGGTGCTCGTGCTCGTCGTCGGGGCCATCACGCTCGTCTTCTTCCGCAGCTCGAAGTTCTGGGTCCACTACTCCGGGGAGGGGAAGTGA